Part of the Actinomyces howellii genome, AGACCTACCAGTTCGAGGGCGAGGCCCGCGACAACGCCTTCATGGTCGACTACTACGAGAAGCTCATCACCGACTTCCCGATCGTCTCCATCGAGGACCCGCTCTCCGAGGACGAGTGGGACGACTGGAAGGCGCTGACCGACCGCATCGGTGACCGGGTCCAGATCGTCGGCGACGACTTCTTCGTGACCAACCCCGAGCGCCTGGCCAAGGGCATCGAGCTCGGTGCGGCCAACGCCCTGCTGGTCAAGGTCAACCAGATCGGCTCGCTGACCGAGACCCTCGAGGCCGTCGAACTCGCCCACCGCTCGGGCTACAAGTCGATGACCTCCCACCGCTCCGGCGAGACCGAGGACGTCACGATCGCCGACCTCGCCGTCGCGACGAACTCCGGTCAGATCAAGACCGGTGCGCCGGCCCGTGGTGAGCGCATCAACAAGTACAACCAGCTCCTGCGCATCGAGGAGACGCTGGGCGACGCCGCTGTCTACGCCGGCGCCAGCGCCTTCCCGCGCTTCCGGGCCTGATCCCCGACACACCCACCGGCGGGGTGCGCAGGCTTCCGGCCTGCGCACCCCGCCGGCGCGTCGAGGCGCCCGCCGAGCCGGCCCGCGCCCTCACGCCCGAGCGACCCCGTGACGCGGGACGCACGGGGAGCCTCCTTCGTCGGGTGCGCCCTTGTGAGGCAGGATCGACCCCATGACGCCGCGCCGACCTCCGCCCGCCCGACCCGGGGCCCGACCTGGCGCCCGCCGTCCCCCGCGTCCGGTCGAGCGCGCCGAGCCGGCCGAGCGAGCTGAGCGCGGGCAGGAGCCTCGGGCTGGAGACCGGCGCAGGGAGGAGCCCCCTGCGCCGCAACACGCGGTCCTGCGGCTCGGAGGTGCTGACGGGATGGCGGTGCCCGGCCGCGCCCTGGTCCTGGCCCTTGTTCTGCTCCTCGCCTTCGTCGTCGTCTTCCCGTCCCTGCGCGGCTACCTGTCCCAGCGCGCCCAGTACGACGCCGTCCTCGACGAGATCGCCCAGGCACAGGCGACCTCCACCGCCCTCGAGGCCGAGCTCGCCCGCTGGCAGGACGACGACTACGTCCGGACGCAGGCCAGAGAGCGCCTCTCCTACGTCATGCCCGGGGAGACGACCTACGTCGTCGTCGGCGCCGACGAGGTCGAGCGC contains:
- a CDS encoding FtsB family cell division protein — protein: MAVPGRALVLALVLLLAFVVVFPSLRGYLSQRAQYDAVLDEIAQAQATSTALEAELARWQDDDYVRTQARERLSYVMPGETTYVVVGADEVERAAQAEQEAASVEERPWYELLRESTRAAGGEEPEQAAVDPAQQGWTPQTPTPAPTTTPGATPTPTAAGTSPGAQTTP